From a region of the Apibacter sp. B3706 genome:
- a CDS encoding T9SS type A sorting domain-containing protein, whose amino-acid sequence MRKLYLIMLIGINSIFITAQKSRIVGPGGVPGAVLWMKTVPETKNLNGRYLWKDFSGDSLSLNYYDSGGEYIVEWNPFGRSINFNPSILLTNPSSSKEIQIKSGNLSTATILGTYAEASILGSKFEYPDYIFTLNGVEGKGFVLNKDKIIHSNESNKGILDYGSDEGYDLMYHPNGNSNSDLTAYQEKTMRLFTYFRANKRATNVWGERMSSTLSIGEKFYSFNKYNNSTYNTDLFDPNTIYRAYMPELIMYDRILNPLEKIKVESYLALKYGFMLENSLIDSYNRLLWDKDENAMYNHRVTGIYRDDISGLYQRRSTTSYEESPYFTYSAEGDSYDEANNYNLPNRNKLLVIENFPANSLFDTEYLIWGDNNKDIKTSQIESIAGMNIMNRRWLINFKSYVIKDNIKDVSWNVPDNFEAVKEKFKFSQVKMVNDRSKDSETAIMYTQKPLKGYDGHASLTLGNPYGGVMLKFGTKEVTNQQKPSADYGVFIDHQGKVFTVIRGIVTHYINHKVNVGDRVQIDKTKDDFIIRFNGYAPPIPGLDSPNIPLDKEDIDKQFHVSLVMYKWNLESIVKDVRTGGFVYSGNKVELGYTQHRAEEFSEYKDGKTYLLIDRSGIGDFKLENTDFYLSDEYDPYRQKIIFNNVFFETNRNGKIVFTFGYRPTNIIAKINKSNPTCDASSHSNNDGSVQVKILRGDEGFEYELIDKNDKEVKKSGVFYGKDLNLSGLSTGEYTLRLKELGGFNILSDSTGVEAKAHSVQSIDWDRGGFFETTIKGTNQNFQMGLTLNPRSNSVADITIHAGFEINQGRIYIIKDYVKSNTPLADVVVKEGDRIQIYKDFNEKQSPYKVYYKINGETFYTEYITLYHFFAIKLNNNVGGVYNIRNTDGFNESQPNYWKYQGAHSYPKSENLSKSILEQTIILKDDCTKEEETDNQDIPVKTNKNVQFYYKDFKNKSEITGTIKLKQPSGIMITVFDFSGNMVFNKHMNKIDTEHTFDLTGLSKGVYIVKIFSEEGEFTKKISIN is encoded by the coding sequence ATGAGAAAATTATACTTGATAATGCTTATAGGGATAAATTCTATATTTATCACAGCACAAAAAAGTAGAATTGTCGGGCCTGGTGGAGTACCGGGCGCTGTCTTATGGATGAAAACAGTCCCTGAAACAAAGAATCTAAATGGTAGATATCTTTGGAAAGATTTTTCAGGAGACTCTTTAAGTCTTAATTACTATGATAGCGGTGGAGAGTATATTGTTGAATGGAATCCATTCGGGAGATCCATTAATTTTAATCCATCGATACTCTTAACTAATCCAAGCTCCAGTAAAGAAATTCAAATTAAAAGTGGAAATTTATCCACTGCCACTATTCTAGGTACTTATGCTGAAGCTAGTATACTTGGAAGTAAATTTGAATATCCGGATTATATTTTTACACTTAACGGAGTTGAAGGAAAAGGATTTGTCTTAAATAAAGATAAAATTATACACAGTAATGAAAGCAACAAAGGAATTTTAGACTATGGTTCCGACGAAGGCTATGATTTAATGTATCACCCAAACGGAAATTCAAATTCAGATTTAACGGCTTATCAAGAAAAGACCATGCGTTTGTTCACCTATTTTCGTGCAAATAAACGTGCAACTAACGTATGGGGTGAAAGAATGAGTTCTACCTTATCCATCGGTGAGAAATTTTATTCATTCAATAAATATAATAATTCGACTTATAATACAGATCTTTTTGATCCTAACACAATATATAGAGCGTACATGCCGGAATTAATCATGTACGATCGTATATTAAATCCGCTTGAAAAAATTAAAGTAGAATCGTATTTAGCCTTAAAATACGGTTTTATGTTAGAAAATTCCTTAATAGATAGTTATAATCGATTACTTTGGGACAAAGATGAGAATGCAATGTATAATCATCGAGTAACAGGTATTTACAGAGATGATATAAGTGGATTATATCAACGCAGAAGTACCACATCCTATGAAGAAAGCCCTTATTTCACCTATTCAGCAGAAGGAGATTCATATGATGAAGCTAATAATTATAATTTACCAAATAGAAATAAATTATTGGTTATTGAAAACTTCCCGGCTAATTCCTTGTTTGATACCGAATATTTAATTTGGGGAGATAATAACAAAGATATTAAAACATCTCAGATAGAAAGCATAGCCGGAATGAATATTATGAATCGGCGTTGGTTAATAAATTTCAAAAGTTATGTAATTAAGGATAATATAAAAGATGTATCCTGGAATGTGCCGGATAATTTCGAGGCAGTAAAAGAAAAATTCAAATTTTCCCAAGTGAAAATGGTTAATGATCGAAGCAAAGATTCCGAGACAGCGATCATGTATACTCAAAAACCCTTAAAAGGATATGATGGTCATGCCTCTTTAACCTTAGGCAATCCTTATGGAGGAGTTATGTTAAAGTTCGGGACAAAAGAGGTTACAAATCAGCAAAAACCAAGTGCTGATTATGGAGTATTTATAGACCATCAAGGAAAAGTATTTACCGTTATTAGAGGTATAGTAACACACTATATCAACCACAAAGTAAATGTAGGAGATCGGGTACAAATCGATAAAACTAAAGATGATTTTATCATACGATTTAACGGATATGCCCCCCCTATTCCCGGGTTAGATTCTCCAAATATACCTTTGGATAAAGAAGATATAGATAAACAATTCCATGTCAGTCTGGTCATGTACAAGTGGAATTTAGAATCGATTGTCAAAGATGTGAGGACTGGAGGATTTGTTTATAGCGGTAACAAAGTTGAATTAGGATATACTCAACATCGGGCGGAAGAATTCTCGGAATATAAAGACGGAAAAACGTATCTCTTAATTGACCGATCCGGAATAGGAGATTTTAAATTAGAAAATACCGATTTTTATTTGTCGGATGAATACGATCCATACAGACAAAAAATAATTTTTAATAATGTATTTTTTGAAACGAATCGCAACGGAAAAATTGTGTTTACTTTCGGATACCGACCAACCAATATAATTGCTAAAATAAATAAAAGCAATCCAACCTGTGATGCTTCTTCTCATAGTAATAATGACGGATCCGTACAAGTGAAAATTCTTAGAGGAGATGAAGGATTTGAATATGAACTAATCGATAAAAATGATAAGGAAGTAAAAAAATCCGGGGTATTTTATGGTAAAGATTTAAATTTAAGCGGACTTTCAACCGGTGAATACACATTAAGATTAAAAGAATTGGGCGGTTTCAATATTCTATCCGATTCTACCGGTGTAGAAGCAAAAGCACATAGTGTACAAAGTATCGATTGGGATAGAGGAGGATTTTTTGAAACAACTATTAAAGGTACCAATCAAAATTTCCAGATGGGATTAACTCTTAATCCGAGATCGAATTCAGTAGCCGACATTACAATCCATGCAGGATTTGAAATCAATCAAGGACGCATATATATAATAAAAGACTATGTAAAAAGTAACACTCCTTTAGCAGATGTTGTAGTTAAGGAGGGAGATCGTATTCAAATATATAAAGACTTTAATGAAAAACAATCGCCGTATAAAGTATACTATAAAATAAACGGTGAAACTTTTTATACGGAATATATTACCCTTTATCATTTTTTTGCAATAAAATTAAACAATAATGTGGGAGGTGTTTATAATATAAGAAACACGGACGGATTTAATGAATCTCAACCCAATTATTGGAAGTATCAAGGGGCTCATTCTTATCCAAAATCCGAAAATCTATCTAAAAGTATTTTGGAACAAACAATTATTTTGAAAGATGATTGTACAAAAGAGGAAGAAACAGATAATCAAGACATACCGGTTAAAACCAATAAAAATGTTCAATTTTATTATAAAGATTTTAAAAACAAATCAGAAATAACCGGAACTATTAAATTAAAACAACCATCCGGAATTATGATTACAGTATTCGATTTTTCAGGAAATATGGTTTTTAATAAACATATGAACAAAATTGATACTGAACATACCTTCGATCTTACCGGACTTTCCAAAGGGGTATATATAGTAAAAATATTTTCCGAGGAAGGTGAATTTACTAAAAAGATTTCAATAAACTAA
- a CDS encoding DUF6348 family protein: MSPQEILANMLLAHDLPSIEYKDWLLVDEQLPAMRAETFDFKEYENGAGIRLDITLLLASKKTISESYLGIGKNKISAIQNAFQNFVTNSFHVLLSAFWQITNDDQIGIEEWEIKGKKWKVYIGNFGCKGDFNIPENLFKIIEEQIQEENLEEDLYWLRIYYANVNSREIMIETLKNNEVWPEMENKLKTVAWDSSDKFYSLRNFIILKRK; this comes from the coding sequence ATGTCACCTCAAGAAATTCTCGCTAATATGCTTCTTGCTCATGACCTACCCAGCATTGAATATAAAGACTGGCTTTTGGTTGATGAACAACTTCCTGCCATGCGTGCTGAAACATTTGATTTTAAAGAATATGAAAATGGAGCCGGTATACGTTTAGATATAACCTTACTTTTAGCCAGTAAAAAAACTATCTCGGAAAGCTACTTAGGTATTGGTAAAAATAAAATTAGTGCCATACAAAATGCTTTTCAAAATTTTGTAACTAATTCATTTCATGTGTTATTATCTGCTTTTTGGCAGATTACAAATGATGATCAAATTGGAATTGAAGAATGGGAAATCAAAGGCAAAAAATGGAAGGTATATATCGGTAATTTTGGGTGCAAAGGCGATTTCAATATTCCCGAGAATTTATTTAAAATCATAGAGGAACAAATTCAAGAGGAAAATCTAGAGGAAGATTTATATTGGCTTCGCATCTATTATGCTAATGTAAACAGCCGAGAGATTATGATTGAAACTTTAAAAAATAATGAAGTATGGCCGGAAATGGAAAATAAATTAAAAACAGTTGCATGGGACAGTTCCGATAAATTTTACAGTCTAAGAAATTTTATAATATTGAAGCGTAAGTAA